From Bdellovibrio sp. KM01:
GCGACTGAAACAGTCACCATTGATATTCCCCACTGCCAGGGCTTGCCCTAAGCGAGTTCCCGTTGGCAACCCAGGATAAAAGACAAGTTGTGGATCAGGATACGCGGCATCAGCACTGGGAGTCGGTGATGTTTTTAACGTCGGACCAGGATCTATCAGATTTCCCTGAGCATCATAGTAAGGAGGAGCATCATATCCATAATATACAACAACGGCACCAGTGGAATCCTCGTGCTTGTCACCAACATAGGCCGTGGCTTTGGGAGCACTCACCGCTACGTCCATCAAGCCATCGCAGTTGAAATCCCCCACCGCCACTTGAGAGCCCAACTCCTGCATGCCCAAACCGCCATTCACCAGACGCGGATATAACGGCACCGGGGCAGATACACCCTCGAGTGAACGAATCAATGGCTTTTTAATCTTTCCAGAACCTTCAATTAAGACACTAACGATCGTACTGGCACCCGTTGCAGAAGTCACTTTCGCATACATGTCTTTTTGCCCAGGAGAGATCGGAACGATCGAACGGAAATAATCATTCCCATTAACGATGGCCCAACGAATATCCGTCGCGCGCTCAAAAATTTCGGTCGTATACGTGGAGTCGCCCCCCTCAGTCCAAAACCAGGGGAAATTTCCGACAGTTGCCATTTGCATTTTCACTGTGGGCAGATTAGCCAATTGCGACTGCACCAGAACACAAGGCGCCTTTGAATTGATGTAGGCTTCGGACATATTGGCTGGCTCAAATGTGCCGTCTTGATAGTAAGCCATCACCCAGAAACAATATTTGTTTCCACTTGGCAAATTTGTCACGGAACCAACACTTTTATTGATGATCGTCGCCGCTGGATTCGTCAGATCCCAGGTTTCACTCTCTTTTTTGGTATAGATTTTATAAGTAACTCCGTCGCCGTTTTTTACCCAGCTGACTTCCACAGAACCATTGGTTTGCGCCGTCAAACCCGACGCGGGAACGCCGCCGAACGTACTCATGGTTTTCACGGATAGCGATTTATCGTAACCGATCTCAGCTCCGTCAGTGGCACTTACACCCGTCACAGAGAAATCATAAAACGTATCAACAGCCAAAGGAGAAATTGTCGTTGTCGCAAATGTTTCAACTTTATCCGGAGCACTGAAGCCTTTGCGATAGACACGATATTCCTTGAAACGCGCTTGGAGAGACCATGACAGCTTCACTGCTGTTGGTGAAATCGCGACAGCTTCCTGCACGCCTTCAAACTTTGAAGGTATGGATGTTCCTTGCAATCCTGCGTTGTTACAAGATGCCAAGATGAAGCCAAATATGATTAGCGACGAACAAGAAAGGAAATGTCTCATAACATTAAGCTTATAATTGCGAGAAAATTATTGGAAATCTTGAGACTTGAGAGCCCTCTATTGGTACAGGTGCCTTGATTCGAACATAAATTCTGCAAAAAATGGTGCGAGCTTGAACGTATTGAATATCAGCCCTCACTTCGCTCATTGAGCGGGCAAAAATTAATGCATTCGCTGAACTCCACCGAACAACCCCGAACACTTTCAAATGTTGCCTCACCTCGAGGAGGTCATAACGTTGTCGCAATGAAGTGAAATCAACGCAACAAAATGAAATTATAGATGCATGAAGAAAAACATGCTCTTGGCTATTGCATCACTTGTGGTATTGGGAATCGCTGGAGTCTTTCTGACTCAATCAACTGACACCGCCGAAGAAAATTTGGGCCGCCCTTTGGGAGTTTTGCGCGAATTAAAAAAAGAAATTCGCTATAAGTACACTCGTACTTTCTTTTGGAAAGACGCCCAGGAGGGACGCAAAGTTTACGATGGATCACAAATCTTTGTCGGCCCCAAATCCTCAGCCCTTTTGGTTTTCGCCGAAAATCGTAAAATCCGCTTGAACGAGGAAACTCTGCTGCGCCTTTCTCAGGTCGAACAAAATCCCGCACTGATTGCTTTGCAAATCAATGATGGAGGATTCAACTTGAAAAGCGGCAAAGGTCCGATGGACCCCTTGGTTCTAAATTTGGATGATGGCCAATTCAAAATCATTTCTAAAGATGCCTACGATATCTATGTAAAGAAATCAGACAAAAAGTTGTCTCTTTCAGTCGCTCTGGGAAATCTGACTTTACAAAATGTCAGCGGAAAAACCGAGGTCGCAACTGGCACATCTATCACTCTTGAAACAGGGACTGTCACTGAAAACGGTACTTCCAGCAAACAGATCGTCGCTAAAGAAGTTTCACCGATCTCGTTCAATTTATTAGCACCCTATGATGGCGAAATCGTCCGCGAACAGGTGCAACCCGTTTTCTTTAAATGGGAAGCAGAGGGAGCAAGCGCTCTTCATCTTCAATATTGCTCACAGCCCGATTTCGCAGAAAACATAGTCGATCTCGATGTGACCTCTCAACAATTCTTTCCCATCCCCTTAAATACTCTCAAGGGAGATGTTTTCTGGCGCTTGGTTGCTCATAAAGATGGCGTGCCGATCTATTCTCGATCCTCGTTCTTTAAAGTCGGCCAAGTCGAAGCGATTCACCTGCAGGTTTCAGCACCCAATTATGTTCGCAAAGGTGTTTGGAAGGTTCAGGCCACAATAGCTGATGACAACAAATCAAATTTCGATTTCCAGGTTAGTAAGACGGAAAACTATGCGACTTTGCAGGATGCTTATCTAGGTAAGGCACCCTTTACTTCCCTGTTGGATTCTCCAGGTGAATATTTTATTCGCGCGCGCAAAAATTTTGGCAATGGACTCTTTTCTCCCTGGTCTGCCTCTCAAAAAGTAACTATTCGCGAATCTTTGAAGTCTCCCGTAATTGAATTTTCAGACAGAACCGAGGACCGGGTCGGAAATGTGATTTCTGAAATCAAATGGTCAGAAGTTCCTGCGGCGAAACAGTATATCGTCCAGGCTTCAAATGCAGCCTCTTTCAACCCCGTCATTTCACAAAAGACAGTGACCACTGTTGAATCCGCTGTTCAACACAGCAGCCCTCGCAAAGTATATTACCGTGTGATCGCGGTTTCCGAAGAAGGCGAAAATTCCGCTCCGTCCAATCTGCTGGTTTCCGAAGGTTCCTCTCGCCTGCAGGAAGAAGAACAAAAACGCCTGGCTTTGGAGCAATCTGAAAGTGACAAAAGCAAACAAGCCGCGAAGCCAGTCACAAAATCACCTGATGAATTCAATTCGATGCTTTTACTGCCATTGGATGGTTCGGTCTTTTATACGAACGACAGCATCCGCTTTGAATGGGAACCCTTCTTTAAAAAGCCCACCGTCGAAATATCTTATGTTTCAGATTTTTCTCAAGACGTGATCAGAATTGTCGCCGAAAAAGAAAACTCCACCAAAATCAAACCGATGGAGCGTGTCGGAAAGTACTATTGGCGCCTCTCCTTCGAACAGGCCTTGGGGCAAATTGAGTACAGCAAAACTCAATCCTTCACCGTCAGTGCCGCCCTTTCCACGCAGATCGAAAAGCTCACGCTGAAATTCGTGGAAAGAAACAAATGGAATCTAAGCCTGCAAATCAAAGATGCAAAACCAGAAGAACAATTCATCATGCAAGCAAGCCTTGATTCGACGTTCGCCAAAGTTGAACACGAACAATCCGGCCGTACAAAAGACGTTATCGCCCTATCAAAGCCAGGAAGGTATTATGTGCGAGCCCGTCGCGCCAAAGGAGCTTCTGAAATCCAAGGTTGGTCGAACATCATGACACAAGTTTTGCGCCCACCATTGACCGCTCCCATGCTTAAAGATCCCCAAGAAGCCTTGGCCGGTCCCGATCTTGCCAAAGTTCATTTGGGTTGGAGTGATGTTAAGTACGCCGCTCAATATATTGTGGAGTTGAACAACACCAACACGTTCGGCTCTGTTTTAAGAAGCTACCGCGTGCCTGAAAATACTTATGACCTTCTTCATTCCCAGCGAGATGCCTCCTACATTCGCATCTTGGCACAATCTGCGGAAGGCGAGCTTTCTCCGCCGTCAAATATCGTCAAAGTGAAAGGCCTCCTCCCGGGTCCTAACATCGACAAGTACGAAATCGTCTATGCAAATTTGGATTCCAAAGACAGCATCGATCAGTTGCATATTTTGTGGGCTCACCGAAAGAATGCCCTGAAATATATAATCGAAGTCTCCCGATCAGAAAAGTTTGAGCAAGTTCAAAGATTCGAAACGAAAAACATCGAATTCTTCACGCCGGTCAAAGATATCGGTTGGTATTACTTCAAGGTGACTCCTATTTCTGCCATGACGGATTACTTTTTTGCTCCGACAACGGTCTTTGCTGTCGAATACAAAAAAGTTGAAAGCCTGCAATTGGCAACCGTGGAAGAGCCCGCAAATGGAGCAAAGTTCCCTTACAATAACGGAAAATACTCTGTGATCTTTAAGTGGGGACAAACTCTGGGAGCAGGTTGGTACGACTTTGAGATCTCACAGAATTCTGATTTCAAAGAAAGTAAACTATTTAAGGTCGAAGCCCGACAATATAGATTGCCTCCACAGCTAAAAGATGGCACTTGGTATTATAGGCTTCGTGGAAGAAACCCTAATCAAGCATCTCCATGGAGTCCGATAAAGACTTTTACTTTGCTAAAATAATAAGCAGAGAATGGAGCCAGCATGAGCGTATCAACAGCGAAGTCTATGATTCTAAAAGCACAGGACAACATCGATATCGCACAAAAAAACATGGGTGACGAAAGCCAACACGACATTGTCGGCTACAACTTGGCGCAAGCTTGCGAATTGTACTTAAAAGCCATGATGTCTTTGCGTGAACTTGATTTCCCAGAAGGCGATGACAGCCACGACCTGGATTTCTTGATGACGACTTTAGAAGAAGAAGGTTTCGCTGAGATTTCATCTCACGCTGACGTAATTGAATTAACTCAATACAACGACCCAAGCGCCCACGTCCGTAAAGACGAACGCTTGGATCTAGATGAATATTTGGGCTACGTTAATGACCTGAAGAAACTTGTGGGCGAGCAGTTGAAGCTTTATTAGCAAACGGATTGCCAATTGGTTTTACAACGGGCTTTTCAATAACCGTGCTGGTGTAAGGCAAACGCTCCAATGTCCCCAGGAAAGGCATCTTAGGATCGATGCCTACACGTTCGATTTTTTCTTTTACCTTCCAGTGAACGGCGGCAACGTCAAAAGCCTCATTTGATCTTCTGAAGAAAACTCTCGCGATATATTTCCGTTTTAGATTTTTAAAGTCAAAAATACTGCAAATTCCATATAAGCCGCCGCTTTCATAGGCGGACGCCGCATCCCCAGTTACCTCACTACATGTTCTAAGTTGAATTGTTTTTTCCCTTTTGAGATCTGCTAAGAACTCCAAAGCCGGAAGGCAACTTTCCTCGGACTCCCCACCCTGCATGAAACACTCTTTATCAGCGAACGCAAAGAAGCTCTCTCTGAAAAAAGAATCACGTAGCGAACCATTTGTAAGCACTGACTTAAGCAAGTCAGCATGCATTGCCTCGGTGGATGTGGTCGCCGTCTCGCCAGGTCTATTAACGACATTGGCGGAAACTTGGTTGTCCAATCCTCGCTCTGAAAATTCCAGATCTGAAGCTTGAGTTATCTTTCTATAGACATCGGAATAAGTGTCGCAATCCAAACCATAATCAAGCTTGTTGTCATCCACTGAAAGACTGAATTGAACTAATTTGCGAACTTTATTGTTAATTTTTTTATAGGCTTCCGAACTCATCACGCGAACCACTTCACTTTCTGAATATGTCCCCTGCTTGATACGATACAGGACGACCGGTAGTTCAGCAGACAAATCAGTGTGTCTAGCAACCGAGAAAGACGCGACCACTCCCGTAGCCGATGCACGCATATGTTTTTCGATCTTGATCAGCTCTGCCTGCCATCGCGGAAAACCATTTGGAAAAATTCCCGTTTTAAGTGCATCATCGATTTCCGCATTCAAAGCAGCGATGGCTCCAAGCACTTCCTCTTTTGAAGCCCCGACCAGTCCCACGGCTTTTAAAAGCCGCTCTTCAATTTCATAGTTCATCTGTAAAGCCAGCTCCGCAGAGGATTTGAGTTCGTCCTTACCTCGGGCAACTTCATCTGCCATCGGGTTTAAAATCGCCAACTTCACAGTTCTATTCTTGGTGGGAATATTCAAAGCAATAATTTCACGAGAAAGATTTTCCAGCCCACGGTGAGTGGCATCCGTTCTTCCTGTAATAGAGTTTTGATTAAAATCCATAGGAACGGGATCCAGGTTGTCCACAATAAACTGATCCGTAATTAAGCCCAAAATATCCGTCGGTCCCGGCGTAAAAGATGTCGTGACACTTTGGAACGGAGGCAATGAATAGTTAGAGGATTTCAAAGAAGGAATAACAATTCGCTGAATTCCCTTATCATCTTTATATTGATAAAGTTTTATAAACGAACCACGTTCACCAGCAGAACCACTGCAAGACTTATAACCCTTCGGCGAATCTGGCAGCGCATAGGCCAACTGGGGATCTTTCGACGGAACCCAGCCTGGAAACAAAGGTGGCATACCCTCAACTGAAAGCAATTGGCCCACTTTATAACGAGCATAATCTGAATTGGTAAAGCCAGCTTCACGGGCTCTTTTAAAAAAATATTCGTGAGCTAACAAGGCCGCTTTATTGAATTGATCAAGTTTCAGCCAAAGAGTTTTATCCACATACAAAGTTCCATCTTCGACCACGCCCGCTGATTCGTCCCAATAGGCGATTTGCACGATACTGCAACCCTTTGGCAACGCCAGTGGCGAATTGGCATCTTTACTTGGATAGAGTGACGCTTGATCCGGCACAAATGAAATTTTTTGGGAAAAATCTGTCCAATATTTGGCGTAACCAATATCCGTGTCACGTAAAGCGGGCCCATAGTATCGCTTCAATGCTGCAAGGATAAAGTTTACTGTCGCCTCATCTACTTTTTCAGTACCTGCAGGACCAAGCCCTTGAGTTACCATCGTACGACGGTAATTGTATTGTGCTTCATACACATCACGAACCATCAATTTGCCACGAAGAGTAGTATCTTTCATCTCATCACTGCAAAGGACACCCTGTCCACCACCACCGTCACCGGTACCACCGCCGCCCCAACCGTCTGGATCGGAGGTACGAGTGTTGCCGCTGGCTTGAGAAGTCGCCGGAGGATTATTTTGAATAGTTTTGTTTTCAGTACATGCCAGTGAACTAAACAGCATTAAAGAAAATAAAAGATGAACAACACATTTATGCTTTATTTCCATAAAATCATCTCTCTATTTCTGTGAAGCGGGTTTTGCCGCATCCTTAGCCACAATACTTTGGTAAACCTGATCATAAGAAAAGCAGTTCAAATAGAAATTGGTCCGCTTCTCATCAATTTCCACGCTGACTTCTCCGTCATCTCGTTTATTTAATTTAACAAAGCCATCAACACCTAAAACAGCATCGACGTCATCATAGGTGTATTGTCCAAATCTAAAATGATAAATACCGGTTGGAATCAGTTGATAAGCGTACTTACGCTCCCACTCAGTCAACTTAACTCCGGCTTTCTCGAACTTTTGAACTTCTGCAGTCCACTTAGGAAACCCTCTTGGATAAATTCCTTGTTTAATTCCCTCATCAATTTCGTTATTCAAAATTGAAAGAGCCTGAAGAACTTGAGTTTTGTCCGTGACTTTTGCTTTATCCGGATTATCGGTAAATACTTCGATAGCGCCGGCATAAACTAGATTAAGCAGTTTTTCACGAGGAAGAATTTCACGCTTTTCATATGATGTGTAGCCAAACAGCGGATTATTAATTGAGATATAGCCTTCACTGGAAAAAGTTTGAAACGAAGGACCCGGAATTTTATCTCCGAAATCAAGCGCGTCCTGTCCAGCGGCCGTCAAACCACTCCCGCTAATAGCCAATGGCACACCCAATTTATCCGCGTCAGCGGCTTTCACACCCTTCATTTTATCGTAAAATCTATCCGAGACTCCCGCTAATACATCGTACATTCCGTCATCTTTTTTGAACGTCTGATAGGCCGCTTCAAAAGGACGCATTTGTTTGTTTCCAGCGCGGATACCCGTCCACAGAATCGTTTGTCTGTCGAATTTGTCCTGATATTGGTAGTACACCAATTGGCCTCGCAAACTTTGATCAACTCCCTGACAAATTTTAAAACCTTTTGATGACTCAGGCAGAAGACCGTTCAATTTTGGATCACTTGCAGGCGCCCAATCAAGAAACAGGGCTGGCAAACCTTCCGTAGAAAAAAGTTGTCCCAGTTTTTTGCGAATATAGTCTGAATCTTTGGTACCAGCCATGCGCGCAATTTTAAAATAGTGTTCGTGAGCCAACAGCGCCACTTTATTGAATTGATCGAGTTTCTTCCAGCTCACGGGATCGACAAACAAAACACCCTGATCATTACTTCCAGCGGACTCCGACCAATAGGCGATCTGCACCAACTGACAACCCTTAGGTAGATCCAACGGCGAATTTGCATCCTGACTTGGGCGCAACTTAACTCCACTCGGAACAAAAGAAATCGCGCCCACAAAATCCTGCCAATACTTCAGCTTTGCAACTTTCTCATAGAACATCGCCGGACCGTAAAAACGGGACAGCGTTTTTAAAAGATAACTGTAAGACTCCTGAGCAACTTCAGAAGTTCCCGCGGGCCCTAAATTTTCGCCCGTCATCTTCAATTGATAGTTGAATTCCGCTTCATATACGTCGCGCACAATAAGTCTGTCTTTAAGACGGGCCTCAGAAACCTCAGGAGAGCAATATACTCCCTGTCCACCACCACCGTCGCCGGTACCGCCACCTCCCCAACCATCTGGGTCTGAAGTGCGTGTATTGCCACTAGCTTGAGACGAAGGAGGTGGGGCTTGGTTGATCGTAGTGCTTTCTGTGCAGGCCGCCTGAATCAAAAGCATTGCTGCGATGAAAAGGCGCAAAATGTCGCCCAAGTGTTTAGGGATTAACACTAAATAAGAATTAATACGACTTGGGAAACTTTTTGTATCCATACCCAGAGGTATTACAAAGTCCGTTCCAGCAAAAACGAAAAAAAGGCCGTCTCACTATGAGACAGCCTTTAAATGTAATCAGATATTTAATTAGTTTGTTGCAGATGCGTAGATGATAGAGCCACCTTTAATTGTGTCGATCACCTTAGTTCTGATGCTCATTGAGACCGCTGGGCAACCCCAGCTACGGCCTTGGGTTACGTTGGCTTCAGACACATAGTCCGCGCCATGCACCACCACGGCTCTTGACCGGGCATTGCTGTTTGTTGAAGACAAACCATCCAAGCGCAAAGAGTATCCGTGAGAGCCCGAGTAAGTTTCAGCTGTTTTATAGATTCCGACCGAACTGGCGTTAGATCCAGAAACATTGCTGAAGGAATTCGCGTAACCGTCATGATCAGGGTCAGAACCTTTACCATGAGCCACTCGCACACTCCATACCTCACCTGTTTTCATATTGATAATATGGAAACGTTGTTTTCCAGAGTATTTGCTGAAATCCAATACAGACAAAACGTCGGTATTTTTAATTTTAGCCAAATTTTTATGGTAATAAAGGATCGCATTTTTCAACATCGTTTGATTGATCGTTTTACCCGTATCAACATATGAGTACTTTGCGATGATTTGTGCGTCTGTCAACGTGCCGCTAGAAGTGCCGCCCGATGATGAATCCGTGCCTGAGCCTGTGCTTGGTGTTTCCACCTCTGCTGGCGGAACGGCTTGAGCTGTGTCGCCGGCTGATTGTTCTGTGTCTGGATCGTCAGGTAAAACTGTAGAAGAGCTTTCGAAACCGCCTTTTGCACAGGCTGCCATTAAGAAAGTGACGGATAGTAATGCCAGAACATTCTTTGTTTTTTTGAATGTCATATAAACCTCCGTGTTGGTTACACAGAGGTCTTCGGTG
This genomic window contains:
- a CDS encoding HEPN domain-containing protein, which gives rise to MSVSTAKSMILKAQDNIDIAQKNMGDESQHDIVGYNLAQACELYLKAMMSLRELDFPEGDDSHDLDFLMTTLEEEGFAEISSHADVIELTQYNDPSAHVRKDERLDLDEYLGYVNDLKKLVGEQLKLY
- a CDS encoding murein L,D-transpeptidase catalytic domain family protein, whose protein sequence is MTFKKTKNVLALLSVTFLMAACAKGGFESSSTVLPDDPDTEQSAGDTAQAVPPAEVETPSTGSGTDSSSGGTSSGTLTDAQIIAKYSYVDTGKTINQTMLKNAILYYHKNLAKIKNTDVLSVLDFSKYSGKQRFHIINMKTGEVWSVRVAHGKGSDPDHDGYANSFSNVSGSNASSVGIYKTAETYSGSHGYSLRLDGLSSTNSNARSRAVVVHGADYVSEANVTQGRSWGCPAVSMSIRTKVIDTIKGGSIIYASATN